Proteins encoded in a region of the Streptomyces sp. NBC_00258 genome:
- a CDS encoding TVP38/TMEM64 family protein, whose amino-acid sequence MLDATTRSGGTATAAPPVPATELVLTEFATAPRGFTARCTRALLSPWSRLSLLVLLLVSAAATVLLFEPQKLLADGWPPQLNGAAAAVVFAVAYGLCTVAFVPRPLLNLAAGALFGSQLGLGASLGGTVLGAGIAFGLGRILGQDALRPLLRGRWLTAADGQLSRHGFRSMMAARLFPGVPFWAANYCASVSRMGWFPFLLATGLGSIPNTAAYVVAGARASAPTSPAFLIAMAFIALPALAGAIVAWRKRHHFRDR is encoded by the coding sequence ATGCTCGATGCCACCACCCGCTCTGGGGGCACCGCCACAGCCGCTCCCCCGGTCCCCGCGACGGAACTCGTCCTCACCGAGTTCGCCACCGCGCCGAGAGGTTTCACCGCCCGCTGCACGAGAGCACTGCTCTCTCCGTGGTCCCGGCTCTCCCTGCTGGTGTTGCTGCTGGTGTCGGCGGCCGCGACGGTGCTGCTGTTCGAGCCACAGAAGCTGCTGGCCGACGGCTGGCCGCCACAGCTGAACGGTGCGGCCGCGGCCGTGGTCTTCGCGGTGGCGTACGGGCTGTGCACGGTCGCGTTCGTGCCCCGGCCGCTCCTCAATCTGGCCGCGGGCGCCCTGTTCGGCTCGCAGCTCGGGCTCGGGGCCTCGCTCGGGGGTACGGTGCTGGGGGCCGGGATCGCCTTCGGGCTCGGCCGGATACTCGGGCAGGACGCGCTGCGACCACTGCTCCGGGGCCGCTGGCTGACGGCGGCGGACGGTCAGCTCAGCCGCCACGGATTCCGCTCGATGATGGCCGCGCGGCTCTTCCCCGGAGTGCCGTTCTGGGCCGCGAACTACTGCGCGTCCGTCTCCCGCATGGGCTGGTTCCCGTTCCTCCTCGCCACGGGCCTCGGCTCGATCCCCAACACCGCCGCGTACGTCGTCGCCGGCGCCCGCGCCTCGGCACCGACGTCCCCCGCCTTCCTGATCGCCATGGCCTTCATCGCGCTGCCCGCCCTCGCGGGAGCGATCGTCGCCTGGCGCAAGCGCCACCACTTCCGGGACCGCTGA